A part of Thalassophryne amazonica chromosome 3, fThaAma1.1, whole genome shotgun sequence genomic DNA contains:
- the LOC117507801 gene encoding trichohyalin-like, giving the protein MTLNVSAYGLETARTPSYVSPSFGRVKESSTSVIGHQGAAVNSSIVTKTEAVEIKPENKKEKEEQQEKEEQQKQQEQQEKEEQQKQQEEQKQEEQQKQQEEQEKEEQQKQQEEQKQEEQQKQEEQQEKEEQQKQQEEQQKGEEQKQEEQQKQQEEQEKEEQQKQQEEQKQEEQQEKEEQQKQQEEQQKEKQQKQQEEQEKEEQQKQQEEQQKEKQQKQQEEQEKEEQQKQQEEQQKEKQQKQQEEQQKEKQQKQEEQQEKEEQQKQQEQPKQEEQQKQQEEQEKEQQKQQEEEQQKQEEQQEKEEQQKQQEEQEKEEQQKHQEEQKQEEQQKQEEQQKEQEEQEKEQQQKQQEEQKQEEQQKQEEQREKEEQQKQQEEQEKEEQQKQQEEQQKQEEQQEKEEQQKEQDQQKQEEQQEKEEQQKQQEQQKQEEQQKQKKQQEEQEKEQQKQQEEKQKQEEQQEKAEQQKQQEQQEKEEQQKQQEQQKREEQQKQEEQQKQQEEQEKEEQQKQQEEQQKQQEEQEKEEQQKQQEEQEKEEQQKQQEEQQKQEEQQKQQEQQKQKEQQKQEEQQEKAEQQKQQEQQEKEEQQKQQEQQKQKKQQKQQEKQEKEEQQKQQEEQEKEEQQKQQEEQEKEEQQKQEEQQKQQEQQKQKEQQKQEEQQEKEEQQKQQEQKEKQQKQEEQQKQEEQQKQQEEHLLSNQTKSIFFIVKHDSFKLSAPPLS; this is encoded by the exons CACTGAACGTCAGTGCCTATGGCCTGGAGACAGCCCGCACCCCGTCCTACGTCAGCCCATCCTTCGGTAGAGTCAAGGAGAGCAGCACTTCTGTCATCGGTCATCAGGGGGCAGCAGTGAACAGCAGCATAGTCACTAAAACTGAAGCTGTGGAAATTAAACCCGAGAATAAGAAAGAGAAAGAGGAGCAGCAGGAGAAGGAGGAGCAGCAAAAACAGCAGGAGCAGCAGGAAAAGGAGGAGCAACAAAAACAGCAGGAGGAGCAGAAGCAAGAGGAGCAGCAGAAGCAGCAGGAGGAGCAGGAAAAGGAGGAGCAACAAAAACAGCAGGAGGAGCAAAAGCAGGAGGAGCAGCAGAAGCAAGAGGAGCAGCAGGAGAAGGAGGAGCAGCAAaaacagcaggaggagcagcagaa AGGA GAGGAGCAGAAGCAAGAGGAGCAGCAGAAGCAGCAGGAGGAGCAGGAAAAGGAGGAGCAACAAAAACAGCAGGAGGAGCAAaagcaggaggagcagcaggagaaGGAGGAGCAGCAAaaacagcaggaggagcagcagaAGGAGAAGCAGCAAAAACAGCAGGAGGAGCAGGAAAAGGAGGAGCAACAAaaacagcaggaggagcagcagaAGGAGAAGCAACAAAAACAGCAGGAGGAGCAGGAAAAGGAGGAGCAACAAaaacagcaggaggagcagcagaaggagaagcaacaaaaacagcaggaggagcagcagaAGGAGAAGCAGCAGAAGCAAGAGGAGCAGCAGGAGAAGGAGGAGCAGCAAAAACAGCAGGAGCAGCCGAAGCAGGAGGAGCAGCAAAAACAGCAGGAGGAGCAGGAAAAGGAGCAACAaaaacagcaggaggaggagcagcagaagCAAGAGGAGCAGCAGGAGAAGGAGGAGCAGCAAAAACAGCAAGAGGAGCAGGAAAAGGAGGAgcaacaaaaacatcaggaggaGCAGAAGCAAGAGGAGCAGCAAAAGCAGGAGGAGCAGCAAAAAGAGCAGGAGGAGCAGGAAAAGGAGCAGCAACAAAAACAGCAGGAGGAGCAAAAGCAGGAGGAGCAGCAGAAGCAAGAGGAGCAGCGGGAGAAGGAGGAGCAGCAAAAACAGCAGGAGGAGCAGGAAAAGGAGgagcaacagaaacagcaggaggagcagcagaAGCAAGAGGAGCAGCAGGAGAAGGAGGAGCAGCAAAAAGAGCAGGACCAGCAGaagcaggaggagcagcaggagaaGGAGGAGCAGCAAAAACAGCAGGAGCAGCAGAAGCAGGAGGAGCAGCAGAAGCAGAAAAAACAGCAGGAGGAGCAGGAAAAGGAGCAACAAAAACAGCAGGAGGAGAAGCAGAAGCAAGAGGAGCAGCAGGAGAAGGCGGAGCAGCAAAAACAGCAGGAGCAGCAGGAGAAGGAGGAGCAGCAAAAACAGCAGGAGCAGCAGAAGCGAGAGGAGCAGCAGAAGCAGGAGGAGCAGCAAAAACAGCAGGAGGAGCAGGAAAAGGAGGAGCAACAAaaacagcaggaggagcagcaaAAACAGCAGGAGGAGCAGGAAAAGGAGGAGCAACAAAAACAGCAGGAGGAGCAGGAAAAGGAGGAGCAGCAAaaacagcaggaggagcagcagaAGCAAGAGGAGCAGCAAAAACAGCAGGAGCAGCAGAAGCAAAAGGAGCAGCAGAAGCAAGAGGAGCAGCAGGAGAAGGCGGAGCAGCAAAAACAGCAGGAGCAGCAGGAGAAGGAGGAGCAGCAAAAACAGCAGGAGCAGCAGAAGCAGAAGAAGCAGCAAAAACAGCAGGAGAAGCAGGAAAAGGAGGAGCAACAAAAACAGCAGGAGGAGCAGGAAAAGGAGGAGCAGCAAAAACAGCAGGAGGAGCAGGAAAAGGAGGAGCAGCAGAAGCAAGAGGAGCAGCAAAAACAGCAGGAGCAGCAGAAGCAAAAGGAGCAGCAGAAGCAAGAGGAGCAGCAGGAGAAGGAGGAGCAGCAAAAACAGCAGGAGCAGAAGGAGAAGCAGCAGAAGCAAGAGGAGCAGCAGAAACAGGAGGAGCAGCAAaaacagcaggaggagca